The following proteins are encoded in a genomic region of Labeo rohita strain BAU-BD-2019 chromosome 5, IGBB_LRoh.1.0, whole genome shotgun sequence:
- the LOC127164972 gene encoding mucin-5AC produces MARYVCVLVISAGVIILTGMLASLMTGFRGSEIRMKSSRNSFTVNSDAAQTKMTTLVGALDVTEGVLNTPKAQIITDIPGTATNMMSGSSVVSRASSVATAEPSRQTTAETAAASAAGAARSTAGETIVSSETIEKVNTHTLPGTKKAETQETVEKTPSETVTTCTQIEETTKVDTLTNTGPKTLEGISDKSKTDVTIFEKPAEVSIIPKQESGTTTFAPAITATANIRSATPIPEAVTDRATNFIISTLKTSQITPENKATTKTRLDVTFRTAAVMTETKVDLTEGKPAPSTIIKRLKTAGTEPSKVETSEENTARPQKSSQAIKTTNAPTLKLLTMILTATGKQAKTVENQLSTAGTSVTIKSNVLRTIKSTVNYLNTISPKRQTAKASDKLTTRSHKTVSPCRGKCKTKSTTKNTTSRRGQVQKPLPSDKSFYSAITMGSILVICGLLALIVFIKDFLGPK; encoded by the exons ATGGCCAGATATGTTTGTGTGCTGGTCATCTCTGCAG GGGTGATCATTTTGACTGGAATGCTGGCATCTTTGATGACAGG GTTTCGAGGATCTGAGATTAGAATGAAGTCATCCAGAAATTCATTCACAGTCAACTCAGATGCAGCTCAAACAAAGATGACGACATTAGTGGGTGCATTAGATGTGACCGAAGGTGTGTTGAACACGCCGAAGGCACAAATAATCACAGACATTCCTGGAACTGCAACAAATATGATGTCTGGATCATCTGTGGTATCAAGAGCATCATCCGTTGCAACTGCTGAACCCTCTCGGCAAACAACAGCTGAGACAGCAGCAGCGAGTGCAGCTGGGGCGGCGAGATCTACAGCTGGGGAAACAATCGTCTCGTCTGAGACGATAGAGAAAGTTAATACACACACTTTACCTGGAACAAAAAAGGCAGAAACACAGGAAACAGTAGAAAAAACTCCAAGTGAAACAGTCACCACATGTACACAAATAGAAGAAACTACCAAAGTGGACACATTAACAAATACAGGTCCAAAAACACTTGAGGGAATAAGTGATAAAAGTAAAACAGATGTGACAATATTTGAGAAACCAGCAGAAGTAAGCATTATACCAAAACAAGAATCAGGGACAACCACATTTGCTCCAGCTATAACAGCTACAGCTAATATCAGGAGTGCAACTCCGATACCAGAAGCAGTGACAGACAGAGCAACAAATTTCATTATAAGTACACTGAAAACTTCACAAATCACACCTGAAAACAAAGCAACAACCAAAACCAGACTAGACGTAACATTTAGGACAGCAGCGGTTATGACTGAAACAAAAGTAGATTTAACTGAAGGAAAACCAGCACCAAGCACCATCATAAAAAGGCTAAAAACAGCAGGAACAGAGCCGTCTAAAGTTGAAACAAGCGAAGAAAACACAGCTAGACCACAAAAATCTTCTCAAGCTATAAAAACTACAAATGCTCCAACATTAAAGCTTCTAACTATGATTCTAACTGCCACTggaaaacaagcaaaaacagtggAAAATCAATTAAGTACAGCCGGTACAAGCGtaacaataaaatcaaatgtgttAAGGACAATTAAATCCACcgtaaattatttaaacaccATTTCACCAAAGAGACAGACTGCTAAAGCGTCTGACAAGTTGACAACTCGGTCACACAAGACTGTATCACCGTGTAGAGGTAAATGTAAAACCAAATCTACTACTAAGAATACTACAAGCAGACGAGGCCAGGTACAGAAGCCCCTGCCCTCTGataaaagtttttattctgCCATCACTATGGGTAGCATCCTAGTTATATGTGGCCTGCTAGCTCTTATTGTGTTTATAAAGGATTTTCTTGGGCCCAAATAA